The proteins below are encoded in one region of Metabacillus dongyingensis:
- the fsa gene encoding fructose-6-phosphate aldolase, which produces MLFFIDTANVEEIKEAQSLGILSGVTTNPSLVAKENVSFHDRLREITAIVSGSVSAEVISLKAEEMIDEGKELAKIAPNITVKVPMTPDGLKAVKALTDLGIKTNVTLIFNANQALLAARAGATYVSPFVGRLDDIGQNGMELISTISQMFDIHGIESQIIAASIRHPMHVTEAALHGAHIATIPFNVINQLCKHPLTDQGIEKFLADWNNRIQ; this is translated from the coding sequence ATGTTATTTTTCATTGATACGGCAAATGTCGAAGAAATAAAAGAAGCACAGTCTCTTGGAATTTTATCAGGTGTTACAACGAATCCGAGTTTAGTAGCAAAAGAAAATGTATCCTTTCATGATCGCCTAAGAGAAATCACAGCAATCGTCTCAGGTTCAGTCAGTGCAGAAGTTATTTCCTTAAAGGCAGAGGAAATGATTGACGAGGGCAAGGAGCTTGCTAAGATTGCACCGAACATCACAGTGAAAGTTCCAATGACGCCAGACGGTTTGAAGGCTGTCAAAGCTTTAACAGACCTTGGCATTAAAACGAATGTTACACTGATTTTCAATGCAAATCAGGCATTGCTTGCTGCAAGAGCCGGTGCTACATATGTATCACCATTTGTGGGCCGATTGGATGACATTGGACAAAATGGCATGGAGCTGATTTCTACAATCTCGCAAATGTTTGATATTCACGGAATCGAATCTCAAATCATTGCAGCATCCATCAGACATCCAATGCACGTGACAGAAGCAGCTCTTCACGGTGCACATATTGCCACTATTCCATTCAACGTCATTAATCAGCTTTGCAAGCATCCTTTAACAGATCAGGGAATCGAAAAGTTTTTAGCAGACTGGAATAATCGTATACAATAG
- a CDS encoding DUF2529 domain-containing protein, protein MMKIFMTQLNGHFSRIHEQEESAIEDGARLLAQAAVGSGTIYIHGFDELGGITGEAVLSAEPLPGAKSLFLEDGSMNKLTDADRVLLFTHRSNDLKAIELALKLQEIGAGTVGVSCLMKDEDASLDELVDVHIDTKLKKGLIPDEDGSRYGYPALMTSLFAYYALSFTLKEILSEYE, encoded by the coding sequence ATGATGAAAATTTTCATGACACAATTGAATGGCCACTTCAGCCGGATCCATGAGCAGGAAGAGTCTGCAATAGAGGACGGCGCAAGACTGCTTGCACAGGCTGCAGTCGGAAGCGGCACTATATATATACATGGGTTTGATGAACTTGGCGGCATTACTGGTGAAGCGGTGTTAAGCGCTGAGCCCCTGCCTGGTGCAAAATCTTTATTTCTTGAGGACGGCTCAATGAATAAGCTGACAGATGCAGACCGCGTACTGCTGTTTACCCATCGGTCGAATGACCTGAAGGCGATAGAGCTTGCTCTGAAGCTGCAAGAAATCGGCGCCGGCACAGTCGGCGTATCATGCTTGATGAAGGATGAAGATGCAAGTCTTGATGAGCTTGTGGATGTTCATATTGATACAAAGCTGAAAAAGGGTCTGATTCCGGATGAGGATGGCAGCCGCTATGGCTATCCTGCTTTAATGACATCGCTATTTGCCTATTATGCACTGAGTTTTACACTAAAAGAGATACTTAGTGAGTATGAATAG
- a CDS encoding HAD family hydrolase, with the protein MIFASDLDQTLIYSRRSFREPVSESDIRLIETLEGQEISFMTKKAISMLKEIAEQMTFVPVTTRTPSQYERITVFQEEIIPGYAVTSNGGHVFKNGKLDSEWKEHLENLMKNECTSLEEVSLKFQEIAADDWVLKQKNAENLFLYNIIDRALIPEVRLQEFILWLDRHGWKHSLQGRKLYFVPKPINKWDAVAYVKEAIGAKTVITAGDSLLDLCMLEGADHAFSPLHGELGESNTRLVETIKRTNKNGIFASEEILENILAKVSPAPAEL; encoded by the coding sequence GTGATTTTTGCAAGTGATCTGGATCAAACACTCATTTATTCAAGAAGGTCCTTCCGGGAGCCGGTGAGCGAATCTGATATTCGCCTGATCGAAACGCTCGAAGGTCAGGAAATTTCATTTATGACGAAAAAAGCCATTTCCATGCTGAAGGAAATTGCGGAGCAAATGACATTTGTGCCCGTAACTACAAGAACCCCCTCACAATACGAGCGCATCACTGTTTTCCAGGAAGAAATTATCCCAGGCTATGCGGTCACCAGTAACGGTGGACATGTATTCAAGAACGGGAAGCTCGACTCGGAATGGAAAGAGCATTTAGAAAACCTGATGAAAAATGAATGCACAAGTTTAGAAGAGGTTTCCCTCAAGTTTCAGGAGATTGCAGCAGATGATTGGGTGTTAAAACAAAAAAATGCTGAAAATCTCTTTCTATATAATATTATCGATCGCGCTCTCATTCCTGAAGTGCGTCTGCAGGAATTTATCCTGTGGCTGGATCGACATGGCTGGAAGCACTCTCTGCAAGGGAGAAAGCTTTACTTTGTACCAAAGCCGATCAACAAATGGGATGCCGTTGCTTATGTCAAAGAAGCAATTGGTGCAAAAACTGTTATTACTGCGGGGGATTCACTGCTTGATCTATGCATGCTTGAAGGTGCAGATCATGCCTTTTCACCGCTGCACGGAGAATTGGGCGAATCAAATACACGTTTAGTAGAAACGATTAAAAGAACGAACAAAAATGGGATTTTTGCCTCTGAAGAAATTTTGGAAAACATATTGGCGAAAGTAAGCCCGGCACCAGCTGAGTTGTAA
- a CDS encoding CTP synthase, whose amino-acid sequence MTKYIFVTGGVVSSLGKGITAASLGRLLKNRGLKVTIQKFDPYINVDPGTMSPYQHGEVFVTDDGAETDLDLGHYERFIDINLNKYSNVTTGKIYSSVLKKERRGDYLGGTVQVIPHITNEIKDRVFRAGKETNADVVITEIGGTVGDIESLPFLEAIRQMKSDIGRDNVMYIHCTLVPYIKAAGEMKTKPTQHSVKELRSLGIQPNVIVLRTEMPISQDMKDKIALFCDIDTNAVIECRDADTLYSIPLALQEQHLDQITCDHLKLDSREPEMSEWIELVQKVTNLSKTVRIAIVGKYVELQDAYISVVEALRHAGYAFDADISIKWINAEEVTALNTEELLSDVDGILVPGGFGDRGVEGKILATQYARENKVPFFGICLGMQVASIEYARNVLGLQGAHSSELDLATPYPVIDLLPEQKDIEDLGGTLRLGLYPAKLDPSSRAFEAYQDEVIYERHRHRYEFNNEYRQAMEDAGFIFSGTSPDGRLVEIIELKDHPWFVASQFHPEFTSRPTRPQPLFREFVNASLMASEK is encoded by the coding sequence ATGACAAAGTATATTTTTGTTACAGGAGGAGTTGTATCCTCATTAGGAAAAGGGATTACAGCTGCATCTCTTGGACGTTTGCTAAAGAACCGCGGATTAAAGGTGACAATCCAAAAGTTTGATCCATACATCAACGTGGATCCAGGAACGATGAGTCCTTATCAGCATGGAGAGGTCTTCGTAACGGACGATGGTGCTGAAACAGACTTGGACTTAGGACACTATGAGCGTTTCATTGATATAAATTTAAATAAATACAGCAACGTAACAACTGGTAAAATTTACTCGTCTGTATTAAAGAAAGAACGCCGCGGCGATTACCTTGGCGGAACAGTGCAGGTTATTCCTCATATTACAAATGAGATCAAAGACCGTGTATTCCGTGCAGGAAAAGAAACAAATGCGGATGTTGTTATTACTGAAATCGGAGGAACGGTAGGGGATATCGAGTCACTTCCATTCCTTGAAGCTATCCGTCAAATGAAGAGCGACATTGGCCGTGACAATGTCATGTACATCCACTGTACACTTGTTCCTTACATCAAAGCTGCAGGCGAAATGAAAACAAAGCCGACACAGCACAGTGTAAAAGAACTAAGAAGCTTGGGCATTCAGCCAAACGTAATCGTTCTTCGTACAGAAATGCCAATTTCACAGGACATGAAGGACAAAATTGCCTTATTCTGTGATATTGATACAAACGCAGTTATTGAATGCCGTGATGCAGATACTCTTTACTCCATCCCATTGGCACTTCAAGAACAGCATCTTGACCAAATCACTTGCGATCACTTAAAACTTGATTCACGCGAACCTGAAATGTCTGAGTGGATCGAGCTAGTTCAAAAAGTAACGAACCTGTCTAAAACAGTTCGCATTGCAATCGTCGGTAAATACGTAGAGCTTCAAGATGCTTACATTTCCGTTGTTGAAGCGTTGCGTCATGCAGGCTATGCATTTGATGCAGACATCAGCATCAAATGGATCAATGCTGAAGAAGTAACAGCATTGAACACAGAAGAGCTGCTTTCAGACGTGGATGGAATCCTTGTTCCAGGCGGATTCGGAGATCGCGGCGTAGAAGGGAAAATCCTTGCAACTCAATATGCTCGTGAGAACAAAGTGCCATTCTTTGGAATCTGTCTTGGCATGCAAGTAGCTTCAATTGAATATGCACGCAATGTTCTTGGACTGCAGGGTGCACATTCATCAGAGCTTGATCTTGCAACACCATACCCGGTTATTGACTTGCTTCCAGAGCAAAAAGATATCGAGGACCTTGGCGGCACACTTCGTCTTGGACTTTACCCGGCTAAGCTTGATCCATCATCACGTGCATTTGAGGCATATCAGGATGAAGTTATCTATGAGCGTCACCGTCATCGCTATGAGTTCAACAATGAATACCGTCAAGCAATGGAAGACGCAGGATTCATCTTCTCAGGTACAAGCCCTGACGGCAGACTGGTTGAAATCATCGAATTAAAAGATCATCCTTGGTTTGTGGCATCCCAGTTCCACCCGGAATTTACATCAAGACCAACAAGACCGCAGCCATTATTCCGTGAATTCGTGAATGCATCATTGATGGCTTCTGAAAAATAA
- a CDS encoding YceG family protein, whose translation MIRTYQPVAAANLETDWQALLFQPLSERSGFVNTPSEMKIPQIAIRMLGTPLVEDEYFQMLYDLVHNEELDLHFISENLDKTIPQEKFQAIQNLLILHGKEKLSVNRFVAFMDRDQLLPMLKNPELNRHLRACVIKVLTPFFEERKDETGDFRRVIVDLVKWTWNHLYKELEKTAKQEDRIPAFFWYGNATASEQYFLTFLILFGCDVIIAHPEGTDIMADADPDEAICKIIRYPGTHQLTAFPKIRPERTSTIAYKASKEIDQVLHSDDSMLYKPWQFRNYSPNAITLKTTYDELFILIKERAFLRPNFEVRNQTVNIPAIFSKIFGMTKNRRAYWSKIQDLADYEYAEVIKQFPFTWEAKGNPHFHYQNALSEKQELQAEKMMNSHWWRYSNLPTGLQKGIAEAISRYCAHPKLKKQDQESLYDLQLYLFNQAMNIPNSMIKLLQNFDYSQYVPRVVLYNNENNGIMTRADAAILLLMNEFGLDIVIYNPPGHNDIENFVDERYFDSHWLDEMSFGEAFQEPSRLKKFIRKMF comes from the coding sequence ATGATTCGAACATATCAGCCAGTAGCAGCGGCTAATCTTGAAACAGATTGGCAAGCGCTTCTTTTTCAGCCGTTATCCGAGCGCTCGGGATTTGTGAATACTCCCTCTGAAATGAAAATCCCTCAAATAGCCATTCGGATGCTTGGAACACCTTTAGTGGAAGATGAGTATTTTCAAATGCTCTATGATCTTGTTCATAACGAAGAACTTGACCTTCACTTTATCAGTGAAAATCTCGACAAAACGATTCCGCAGGAAAAATTCCAGGCGATTCAGAACTTATTAATACTGCATGGAAAAGAAAAACTGTCAGTGAACCGGTTTGTCGCTTTTATGGACCGTGACCAGCTGCTTCCAATGCTTAAAAATCCTGAATTGAACCGCCATTTGAGAGCTTGTGTCATCAAAGTGCTGACTCCTTTTTTCGAGGAGCGCAAGGATGAAACAGGAGATTTCAGAAGAGTCATTGTGGATCTTGTTAAATGGACGTGGAATCATTTATATAAAGAACTTGAGAAAACTGCAAAGCAAGAAGACAGAATACCAGCATTTTTCTGGTATGGAAATGCGACGGCAAGCGAGCAATACTTTCTTACGTTCCTTATTCTTTTCGGCTGTGACGTCATCATTGCCCATCCGGAGGGAACAGATATAATGGCCGATGCAGATCCGGATGAAGCGATATGCAAGATCATTCGCTATCCGGGGACTCATCAACTGACAGCGTTTCCAAAAATAAGGCCTGAGCGAACTTCTACTATTGCTTATAAAGCATCGAAAGAAATAGACCAGGTACTTCATTCAGATGATTCCATGCTTTATAAGCCGTGGCAATTCAGAAATTATTCTCCTAATGCCATTACGCTGAAAACAACATACGACGAACTTTTCATTCTTATAAAAGAAAGAGCATTTTTAAGGCCGAATTTTGAAGTCCGGAACCAGACAGTGAATATACCGGCCATCTTTTCAAAAATTTTTGGGATGACAAAAAACCGGCGGGCTTACTGGAGCAAGATTCAGGACTTGGCCGATTATGAATATGCAGAGGTTATTAAACAATTTCCTTTTACTTGGGAAGCGAAAGGAAACCCTCACTTTCATTATCAAAATGCCCTGAGTGAAAAGCAGGAGCTCCAGGCTGAAAAAATGATGAACAGTCATTGGTGGAGATACAGCAACCTTCCAACCGGCCTGCAAAAGGGAATTGCTGAAGCAATCTCGAGATATTGCGCACATCCTAAATTGAAAAAACAAGATCAGGAAAGCTTATATGATCTGCAATTATATTTGTTTAATCAAGCTATGAATATTCCAAACAGCATGATTAAGCTGCTGCAGAATTTCGATTACTCTCAATATGTGCCGCGGGTTGTGCTTTACAATAATGAGAATAACGGCATCATGACACGTGCTGATGCAGCCATTCTGCTTTTAATGAATGAATTCGGACTGGATATCGTGATTTACAATCCGCCGGGTCATAATGACATAGAAAACTTTGTAGATGAACGATATTTTGACAGTCATTGGCTGGATGAAATGAGCTTTGGTGAAGCGTTTCAGGAGCCTTCGCGGCTGAAAAAATTCATCCGAAAAATGTTCTGA
- a CDS encoding class II fructose-bisphosphate aldolase: MPLVSMTEMLNKAKSEGYAVGQFNLNNLEFTQAILQAAEEEKSPVILGVSEGAARYMSGFKTVVKMVEGLMEDLKVTVPVAIHLDHGSSFEKCKEAIDAGFTSVMIDASHHPFEENIETTAKVVDYAHSKGVSVEAELGTVGGQEDDVIAEGVIYADPKECDEMVKRTGIDCLAPALGSVHGPYKGEPNLGFKEMEEIGNLTGMPLVLHGGTGIPTHDIKKAISFGTAKINVNTENQIASAKAVRETLAAKPNEYDPRKYLGPARDAIKATVAGKMKEFGSAGRA, translated from the coding sequence ATGCCTTTAGTATCAATGACAGAAATGTTGAATAAAGCAAAAAGCGAAGGTTACGCTGTAGGTCAATTTAACCTGAACAACCTTGAGTTCACTCAAGCAATTCTTCAAGCTGCTGAAGAAGAAAAATCACCTGTAATCCTTGGTGTATCTGAGGGCGCTGCACGTTACATGAGCGGCTTCAAAACAGTTGTTAAAATGGTAGAAGGACTTATGGAAGACTTGAAAGTGACTGTTCCAGTTGCGATTCACCTTGACCATGGTTCAAGCTTTGAAAAATGTAAAGAAGCAATCGATGCTGGATTCACTTCAGTTATGATTGATGCTTCTCACCACCCATTTGAAGAAAACATCGAAACAACAGCTAAAGTTGTGGACTATGCTCATTCAAAAGGCGTTTCTGTTGAAGCTGAGCTTGGAACTGTCGGCGGACAAGAGGATGACGTAATTGCTGAAGGCGTTATTTACGCTGATCCTAAAGAGTGCGACGAAATGGTAAAACGCACAGGCATCGACTGCCTTGCTCCAGCACTTGGATCAGTACACGGTCCTTACAAAGGCGAGCCTAACTTAGGTTTCAAAGAGATGGAAGAAATCGGTAACCTTACAGGTATGCCTTTAGTTCTTCATGGCGGAACTGGTATCCCAACACACGATATCAAAAAAGCGATCTCTTTCGGTACAGCTAAAATCAACGTTAACACTGAAAACCAAATCGCTTCTGCAAAAGCAGTTCGCGAAACATTAGCAGCTAAGCCTAACGAATACGATCCACGTAAATACTTAGGACCTGCACGCGATGCAATTAAAGCTACAGTTGCAGGCAAAATGAAAGAATTCGGTTCTGCTGGCAGAGCTTAA
- a CDS encoding response regulator, with protein sequence MNEKILIVDDQYGIRILLNEVFQKAGYQTFQAANGFQALEIVDKHKPDLVLLDMKIPGMDGIEILKRMRVVEPDIRVIIMTAYGELDMIQEAKDLGALTHFAKPFDIDEIRDAVRKYIPIRSN encoded by the coding sequence ATGAATGAAAAAATATTAATTGTGGACGATCAGTATGGAATCCGAATTTTGCTGAATGAGGTTTTTCAAAAAGCAGGATATCAGACATTCCAGGCGGCAAATGGCTTTCAGGCTTTGGAAATTGTTGACAAGCATAAACCGGATTTAGTGCTTTTAGATATGAAAATTCCTGGAATGGATGGAATTGAAATCCTAAAACGCATGAGGGTGGTTGAGCCTGACATCCGCGTTATCATTATGACTGCATATGGCGAGCTCGATATGATTCAGGAAGCGAAAGACCTTGGAGCGCTTACGCATTTCGCAAAACCATTTGATATAGATGAGATTCGTGATGCTGTGAGAAAGTACATTCCAATCAGATCAAATTAA
- a CDS encoding toxic anion resistance protein, with protein sequence MSQVPGLGKVDQMEEVLQQGPNNMKVQLQKEPEVQKLAQMIDYRNQVGMLEYGKAPADEISAFSGKILNTMQSSSMEESSALLKHLGKIMDRFDPKDFAENKGFMKKIFNRGQKMVEKIMSKYQTMGGEIDKVYMEIVKYEDEMKRSTNTLEQLYEQNFQYYMELEKYIVAGDMKAAELKQQLPALETKAASGDQLAQMELDTMRNAVEVLEQRVYDLELAKQVAYQSAPQIRLLQRGNTKLIGKINSAFVTTIPIFKTGLINAIAAKRQKLVADSMNELEKRTNEMLVRNAQNISKQSVDIARLSGSPSIKMETIEETWSIILKGMQETKAIEDENKQLREQGRVRLQELQNNFKQIKNSR encoded by the coding sequence ATGTCTCAAGTACCAGGACTGGGTAAAGTGGATCAAATGGAAGAGGTTCTGCAGCAAGGGCCGAACAATATGAAAGTGCAGCTGCAAAAAGAACCGGAAGTTCAAAAGCTTGCGCAAATGATTGACTACCGCAATCAAGTCGGCATGCTTGAATATGGAAAAGCGCCGGCGGATGAAATTTCCGCTTTTTCAGGAAAAATATTAAATACGATGCAGTCAAGCAGTATGGAAGAGTCAAGCGCTCTCCTCAAACATCTTGGCAAAATCATGGACCGCTTTGATCCAAAGGATTTTGCGGAAAATAAAGGGTTTATGAAGAAAATCTTTAACCGCGGCCAGAAAATGGTAGAGAAAATCATGTCCAAGTACCAGACGATGGGCGGGGAAATTGATAAAGTGTACATGGAAATCGTCAAATATGAAGATGAAATGAAGCGTTCAACCAATACACTAGAACAGCTGTATGAACAAAACTTCCAGTATTACATGGAGCTTGAAAAATATATCGTGGCCGGGGATATGAAAGCAGCTGAACTGAAGCAGCAGCTTCCGGCTTTAGAAACAAAAGCAGCATCAGGAGATCAGCTTGCACAAATGGAGCTTGATACAATGCGAAATGCGGTAGAAGTACTTGAACAAAGAGTTTATGACCTGGAGCTTGCCAAACAAGTTGCCTATCAGTCAGCGCCGCAAATTCGGCTTCTGCAAAGAGGAAATACAAAGCTGATAGGAAAAATCAACTCTGCTTTCGTCACAACCATTCCAATCTTTAAAACAGGTCTTATCAATGCTATTGCTGCAAAAAGACAGAAGCTTGTGGCCGATTCTATGAACGAGCTTGAAAAACGCACAAATGAAATGCTTGTCCGAAACGCTCAAAATATATCAAAGCAAAGTGTTGATATTGCAAGACTTTCAGGAAGTCCAAGCATTAAAATGGAAACAATCGAAGAAACCTGGAGCATTATCCTAAAAGGCATGCAGGAAACAAAGGCAATTGAAGATGAGAACAAACAGCTGCGCGAACAAGGCCGCGTCCGCCTTCAGGAGCTTCAGAACAACTTTAAACAAATCAAAAACAGCCGCTGA
- the rpoE gene encoding DNA-directed RNA polymerase subunit delta, translated as MSISQYSKEQLKELSMVEVAYDLMTEKKQPYLFKDLVKEISQIIGLTQSQVEDKISQFYTDLNIDGRYICVGENTWGLRSWYPYEQIEEEVVPVAKPKKKKAKKAVAEDLEIDDFDEVDEEELEYDDIEEYEDDTDDDLDDDDDLDDDAEEIDEVIEDEEFDLEEEELEEDLDEDLEEEEEEDL; from the coding sequence TTGAGTATTTCACAATATTCCAAGGAACAGCTTAAAGAATTGTCAATGGTTGAAGTTGCATACGACCTGATGACAGAAAAAAAACAGCCATATCTTTTTAAAGATTTAGTAAAAGAGATCAGCCAAATAATCGGCTTGACTCAAAGCCAGGTTGAAGATAAAATTTCACAATTCTACACGGATTTGAATATCGACGGACGTTATATTTGTGTTGGGGAAAATACTTGGGGACTGCGCAGCTGGTACCCATATGAACAAATCGAAGAAGAGGTTGTGCCAGTCGCTAAGCCTAAGAAGAAAAAAGCGAAAAAAGCGGTTGCTGAAGACCTTGAAATTGATGATTTCGATGAAGTGGATGAAGAAGAATTAGAATATGATGACATCGAAGAGTACGAAGACGATACTGACGATGACCTTGATGACGACGACGATCTGGATGACGATGCAGAAGAAATCGATGAAGTCATTGAAGACGAAGAGTTCGATCTTGAAGAAGAAGAGTTGGAAGAAGACCTGGACGAGGATCTTGAAGAAGAAGAGGAAGAAGATTTATAA